TGGTAGAGGTGCTGGGACAAACCGAAGATACTACGGATACCAATATTCATGACCAACTTCTAGTAAGCCTTTGTATGGGGATTATATCTGTGTTTAAACAGATCATTGGGCTTCTTAAGAAGAACTTTGATTCCTTCTTTCGGGCCAATGACATTTGCTTCATTCGGATGTTTTACATGACTTTACTATGCTCCTATACTGAGATGTACAACGTCTGGAATTTAATCGTCCCGGATGCTGTGAAGCGCAAAAGGCCTGTTATTACTCCTAGACAACGTTCTTTTAGCGTTCAGACACACCATAATTTTAAGCACTTGCCCACACGACAACGTTCAAACACATTGCAACGTGGTAATCCATTGACTACAAGTACGACCTCGTTGCAACCATTGCAACCCTTGATGATCAACCAATTACCCCTAACATCACCTCCGAGCTCGAAGACAACTATGCCGTTATCTAATCTTTCAACACCTCCACCACCCTCCAATGGGCCATCGTTAACCAGTTCAGTTACGCTCGATCCTCGCGCTGATTCTTCCCCAAAAACGATTCGTTCTGATCCCCAGATTCAATCTCCAGGCACCAAAAGGGGCATGGAGAACCAGCCTGCAGAAACCATTAATCAGCAGTCTAATACAGCAACGGATACTAATATAGATACACAGCTGTACCATACTCTGAGAACAGTAATTTGTATGGTTAATGTTGTCTATTCACAATTGACCCAAGCAATCCAGAAGTCAGCAATTGCAAGCACAACTGATGATCATCCTGGTATTACTGCTGCAATCGCCTCCAAAATAAAGGATCTAACGGATACATGCTTTCAAAGCATGGAGTTATCCAAAGTATTGAAAGGTAGATTATCTCTCATAACTTCCAATGAAGTCGAACAATATGCAAcgaaaacagaaaaactCAAGACATGGGAGGATATAAAtgcatttttgaaatctatTATTGCCATTTTGGCGAGTACAAAGGTTATTATGAAGGATCTGCCGGTTTGAAGAAGTGCGGCCTAACTTGGCATCTCTAGCGAAAATTACTAAAGATGTAACAGTAGTATTGGATATGAGTTCATACAGGACGGTTTCCGCCTCGGCGCAGGTACAACAACCCCAACAACCGACCCAGCAGTCAATGCAGCAGCCTTCTTCACAGTCGCAAACAGCACAAGAACCTGCAGAAGTCCATCACGTACATACCATAATAACGCCGTTGTCGACTCCCTCCCTCGTCAAAAATTATGTTGCCAATCCCTTTGACCAACTATAGCAGTGATATATAGGGTCTTTGTTATATACGCAAATATCACGCAATTTCTACGAAAGCATAGTAAGTTTTCTGTCTGCTTCCAGGTTCACATGCATCTTTGCATAGTTTTTTCGTAAACCGTATTGGATTCGTGGTCATATTCTTGAATGAGCTCACAATCACCACCCCAGTTTTGAAGGAGCTGGTAATGAATGATAGACTGCATTTTGTATCTTGTACGACGTACTACCCCTGCTATCCGTACTTTTTCTGTCAACGTGCAACCATGCTGACCCGGCATTTTGCCATCTAACAGTCGTACAAACATCATATCAAACGTCTTCATGAACGTGAAGACCCTGGAAAAAGTCGACTGCAGCTGCTTCCTGTCTAACGCTTTGAATGAAAACTTATCTAAATAATCAGGAAACTCGTCTGCAATCTGAATCAGATACTGCTGTTGTCCAAAGTTTGTGTTATGTGTGCCCTTGTAGTCTCGCTCTTCTTGCTGCACGGCCTGgtccaacaacaattcaGTATTTGAACACCAATCTAGCGAATACCATATGAAATCAACAACCTTTTTCAAGTCGAGAATTAAATCCGTCAACATTTCATACCCTTGCTCCGGCCGTAGCCCTTGACTTTGAACCACCTTTCGTCGAATACGCGCCAGTTGGTGGTCACAGTAGACAATAAACTTGGATTGTTGCGAATTTGATAATCGGCGTCTGTTGCTACTGGTATGATTGTCAATATCGGGCAGCTTTTCTGGTGATAGAAATGgaaaatacaaatttaCACGGGACTGGAAATCATCGCTATTATCATAACCTTCATCCACTATATCATTCAACGTACCTTTACTAGTCTTGCTCCCGACAGATACTGTTCCCTTTCCATATTCAtagtcatcatcattcGTACTTAAATCAGGATTAAGGTCTAAATCCAACATTTCCTCATCTGGTATCTCCTTTACATCATTTATATTGAGTTCTTGGTCCGCCGAAGGATGCTCCGGCGTTCTTGGTGTGGATAGCACCCCTGTAACATCACTCATCCTCTATGCTCATAAGCCCTAACAGTTCTTTGAAACTTAAATTCACGTAATTGATCATATAGGTCGAAGTTGTTTAAACtctaattttattttctgGTATTTTGCTGGATTTTGGCGAAAGACTGTGACGAAGTGGGCTTCCTGTCAAAAAACGCTGCAACACCGACACTAAACAGCTCAGAAGCAGGCCTGATTTGACGGTCAAATCTAACACATAATATCCATATGTAAGGGCTAGTTATACCTTGAACTAAGGTTTCATTCGGTGATTGTAGTGCTAGTAATGTGAGTCTTTTAGAGGTGGCTGGGTGTAGTTTCGTTTATTGTGATTATTTGATAAATCGGTTTGAATGTCAATTCCATAATAGTGTTGTGgatcaacaacaacatcatcataagATTCATGATACTTGCCAAACAAGCTTTAATCCAGAAGATAGATATTGAGTGGGTTTGAAGGCAGCTAGAGGCTTTAAAGGTGATGTCAAGCAATAATCTAGGATTTTTAGAGGCGATTATAGATCCAGATAGAACCGCGACGTCGGAGTCGTACGTAGCCGCGCAGGGTAATATTCAAGTTGAACCTTGTAAGATGATAAAGTTTGGGCGGAATATTGAGGAATGCGATGTGGTTTTGAACCATCCTTCAGTGTCTAGTGTGCATTGCATGGTGTGGGGGATTCAATTTGACGCTGAAAGTGTCCCAATGTGTTACATCAAGGATAGTTCACTAAATGGGACATATGTAAACGGGCAGGTTCTGCTTAAAGGCGAATGCTACATCTTACAAGATGGTGACATTATTAGTATTCCCAATGACTGTGAATTTCGGTTCGCCAGTGTGATGAGTTCATACTCGCCACAACTGTTTGAGCAGCTAGGGATACAACGGAGAGTTGGAGACTGGGAGATCACACCTCAAATAGTGGGAAGCGGGACGTTCGGGCAGGTCCTAGTGGCCGAACGGCGAACGGTACAAGATAAACACAAGCCGTTGAATTATGCCGTCAAAGTGATACGCATGAAGAAAGAGACAATTGCCAAAGAAGCTAGCATCCTAGTAAGATTGGATCACGTAAGTGgctttttatttaaaccctttaaattaaaaagggGTGTAAGCAGTGAAGTTTTATGTCCATATCGTTCGTCAGAATACTAACAACTTTACAGCCTAATGTGGTTAAGGTACACCACACATACCTTGACGAAAATGAcaatgtatatatatttgaggATCTTGTTGCCGGTGGCGATTTATTTTCATACCTAGCAAAGAAGGACTGTTTGGCACCAATTTCCGAAACGGAGGCCCTTATTATTGTTTACCAAATTCTCCAGGCGTTAAAGTTTCTGCATTCAAAGGGAATCGTCCATAGGGACTTAAAGCTGGATAACATCCTTCTATGCTCCCCAGAACCATGTAGCCGAATTGTGGTAGCCGATTTTGGCATCGCCAAAGATTTGCCTAATGCTCGTTCGCGAATGCACACCATTGTCGGGACCCCAGAGTATTGTGCTCCAGAGGTGGGTTTCAAGGCCGATAGAAACTCATACAGAAACATCTCTAGAGCCACTACTTTGGAACAACAAGGTTACGACTTCAAGTGCGATATGTGGTCTTTAGGGGTTATGACGCACATAATGCTAACTGGGATATCGCCTTTTTATGGTGATGGGACAGAAGCTTCTATTATTCGCAATGTGAAAATGGGGAAGCTCAACTTTAGTGCAAAGCAGTGGGTTAACATCAGTGATGCTGCTAAATCCTTTGTTCGGCAATTGCTTGAAGTCAATGCCGATAACAGGATGGGTGTTAACGATTGTTTCAAACATGTATGGGTCGCAAAACATCGCAGCCACTTGGAAAGGATCTACTTTAAAAAGATTATGGGAGAGCCGGTCCCCATAAACGTAAAGGAGTCCTTGGAAACTGATTGGAAGAGAAAAGTGCCTAAATCGGTCATACTTTCTCCAGCCAGaattcagaagaaaaagTTGAGAAAGTAATTCTTATTGAGACCCGATCCATAACAAGCAATCTACATATAGGACAATCTGACTAAGGGCATGTTATTTCAATTTGGTTAGAAGGGGTTTTTCCATAACATTTCATTGTTCTACTGAGAAATTTCTGTTAGCGATCTTGATTATGTCATTATGCATATGCTTCGTCTTTAATGATTAGTTTGGGTGCTCATCAAATTAAGTCTAATCAATATCTCATTAGCAACCCATATATACTTTATTTATCGCAATTTTGCTGCATATTTTGATAGCCCCAAGGTTGTGTAATGCTGGTTAAGAATCCCATGAAGCGTCTCAGCAGGAATAGCACAGATTCTATTGCTGAGTTGTTGCGTTCGGTGCTTGGCGAAAATGTCATAAACCcacagaaacaacaaaatattgcaaATAGGCAAGGAAGCCGTATTGAACATATTCTGGTTAATTCGTGGTATCGAAGGAGTTCAGATGCTGTTACTGGGGGAAGAAATGTGTTGAACTGtgataatatattgaaaagtttgaCTAAGTTGCGAAAGCAGCGAGAATTCCACGACTATTTCTTACTGCTGAGACTTCTCCAGTTTAACAAAGTAAGCTTTGTTAATAGTAAAGGGGAATATCTTGACACCCAAAGTCGTGTGGGGCCTTTACTGTACAATGAATTAAGTAAAGCCCTAAGTTTAATAAGTCATAGATGTACTATACGTGAGGCTAAGACGTTAGCTCAAATCGTTGTTAGTTTGCTGAATGACTATAACCAAGCCGGCGAACAAACTGCACCACTCAATGTCAAGCTGAATATTTTGTACAGGTGCGCTCAGGTAGCCGGTACAGCTAAATCATGGAATATCGTTGAAGCAGCATTGAAAGAGATCAGAAAACAAGCGAAATACTTAGCTGGAGAGGATGTTGAGCTTGTAATTCATTATGGGTATCTGAATTTTTACCTGATTTCAGATCAGacatttttattgaaacGATACTTTGAAAACAATATAGAACATATGACTGGAATCGAAAGTCAATTGTTTGCATCCctattatcaaatattttattaaaagcaACGAACTACGGAAGTGAGAGCTTTGCAGCCAAAGTGTTAGCAAAGATGAAGGAGAATAACTTTACTTTGGAAAAATCGCATTTGGAGATGCTACAAGCAAAAATAGAGAAAAATGGGTAT
This Eremothecium cymbalariae DBVPG#7215 chromosome 5, complete sequence DNA region includes the following protein-coding sequences:
- the TFB6 gene encoding TFIIH complex subunit TFB6 (similar to Ashbya gossypii ADR380W) is translated as MSDVTGVLSTPRTPEHPSADQELNINDVKEIPDEEMLDLDLNPDLSTNDDDYEYGKGTVSVGSKTSKGTLNDIVDEGYDNSDDFQSRVNLYFPFLSPEKLPDIDNHTSSNRRRLSNSQQSKFIVYCDHQLARIRRKVVQSQGLRPEQGYEMLTDLILDLKKVVDFIWYSLDWCSNTELLLDQAVQQEERDYKGTHNTNFGQQQYLIQIADEFPDYLDKFSFKALDRKQLQSTFSRVFTFMKTFDMMFVRLLDGKMPGQHGCTLTEKVRIAGVVRRTRYKMQSIIHYQLLQNWGGDCELIQEYDHESNTVYEKTMQRCM